In a genomic window of Dyadobacter fermentans DSM 18053:
- a CDS encoding acyl-ACP desaturase: MDITLSAERLEVMKHIGKDLDGLIAEYLKPIDENWQPSDFLPEATRENFLHEVKLLQESCRDLPYDYIAVLIGDTITEEALPTYESWLMDVIGVNQVGEPESGWVRWVRAWTAEENRHGDLLNKYLYLSGRVNMRAMEVSTQYLIADGFDIGTDRDPYRNFIYTSFQELATNLSHRRTATLAKKFGNPHLSKICGVIASDEMRHAKAYKAFVTRILEVDASELVLALEDMMKKKIVMPAHFMRETGVKMGDTFSHFSDAAQRLGVYTTQDYIDILEDLLKEWNIGAVRDINEKAEKARDYLMALPARLRRVADRTRVPDLEYEFSWISR, translated from the coding sequence ATGGATATTACGCTTTCGGCCGAAAGGCTCGAAGTAATGAAGCATATAGGCAAAGATCTCGACGGGCTCATTGCGGAATACCTCAAACCGATCGATGAAAACTGGCAACCATCTGATTTTCTCCCCGAAGCAACAAGGGAGAATTTCCTGCATGAAGTGAAGCTGTTACAGGAAAGCTGCCGCGACCTGCCTTATGATTACATTGCCGTGCTGATCGGGGATACCATTACGGAAGAGGCATTGCCTACCTACGAATCCTGGCTGATGGACGTGATCGGTGTTAACCAGGTCGGCGAGCCGGAATCCGGCTGGGTGAGATGGGTGCGCGCATGGACGGCCGAGGAAAACCGCCACGGCGATCTGCTCAACAAATACCTTTACCTCTCCGGCCGCGTGAATATGCGCGCCATGGAGGTTTCGACGCAATATCTCATCGCCGACGGTTTTGATATCGGTACCGACCGCGATCCTTACCGCAACTTCATTTACACGTCGTTTCAGGAGCTGGCTACCAACCTGTCGCACCGGCGGACGGCTACGCTGGCCAAGAAATTCGGCAACCCGCATTTGTCTAAAATCTGCGGCGTGATCGCCTCCGACGAAATGCGCCATGCCAAAGCCTACAAGGCGTTCGTGACGCGCATTCTCGAAGTGGACGCGTCGGAACTGGTGCTGGCGCTGGAAGATATGATGAAGAAAAAGATCGTTATGCCTGCGCACTTCATGCGTGAAACCGGCGTGAAAATGGGTGACACATTCTCCCACTTCTCCGACGCCGCACAACGATTGGGCGTGTACACTACGCAGGATTACATTGATATTCTGGAAGATCTGCTCAAAGAATGGAACATCGGCGCTGTGAGGGATATTAATGAAAAGGCCGAAAAAGCCCGCGATTACCTGATGGCGCTCCCGGCACGTCTGAGACGCGTCGCCGATCGCACACGCGTTCCCGACCTCGAATACGAATTCAGCTGGATCAGCCGGTAA
- a CDS encoding T9SS type B sorting domain-containing protein has protein sequence MKWSALHILLFFLSFLPSALAQTGKHTYRFKSNLVIEQPECGPDLTGVRAAGSCAAGSVPGRFVEDVLPCGGRRFVYHNNLNFGLTYPNTEGLVSDSYTIQLYLKVTDWGKTRARIIDFSNGVADQGIYFTAPNGGNERCMEIHPGGVSGPCPFFNNATYYLITFTRDGSTGKMDIYVDNNLFVSFTDAAQNYVGKAGAPIHIFRDDNVGTCESGEANFAYLSVQGRHFSKAEVDKSVSEICFEASINSYADFSISPNPICGVQNIEVRYTGSIPARGDGYDFQWDWGGGQVISGSGMGPYVVNWGSAGTKHVTLSVTNRACGNTLDNRKQVIISNPTLTAEAASGNCDTGTERTITLTATDGIAPYRYSIDSVNYQASNVFQAAAGRYRVFVKDANGCTVGQDATVTFTSDITVRAMADTAICVGQSITLATESNGQTFSWLPQTGLDNPGALEPVATPDATTQYIITATKGFCTQTDTVQIRVAPKIEVNVTPDAIVEYNVPFQLNATSPQITNYAGTTFAWSPSDGLNNPDIQSPIAVLREDQSYTVNVTSELGCTGSGTVNLSIKRQESIILPTAFSPNGDGRNEQLLPVTNDIGSIRYFRIYNRWGQLVFFTDQLNTGWDGRFKGDTAISGIYVWEIEGVSTKGKVINKKGTVVLFQ, from the coding sequence ATGAAGTGGAGTGCTTTACATATCCTTTTATTTTTTCTCAGTTTCCTGCCTTCTGCTCTGGCTCAGACCGGCAAACACACCTATCGTTTCAAAAGTAACCTTGTCATTGAGCAGCCCGAATGCGGCCCCGATCTCACAGGCGTGCGGGCGGCGGGCTCCTGTGCTGCCGGCAGCGTCCCGGGCCGGTTCGTGGAAGATGTGCTCCCCTGCGGCGGAAGGCGGTTTGTTTACCATAATAATCTGAATTTCGGACTGACATACCCCAATACCGAGGGACTCGTTTCCGATTCCTACACGATCCAGCTTTACCTGAAAGTGACAGATTGGGGCAAAACCCGCGCGCGAATCATCGATTTTTCCAACGGCGTGGCCGATCAGGGCATTTACTTCACGGCTCCGAATGGCGGAAATGAGCGCTGTATGGAAATCCATCCGGGCGGCGTTTCAGGCCCTTGTCCTTTTTTTAATAATGCCACTTATTACCTGATCACGTTCACCCGCGACGGCTCGACCGGGAAAATGGATATTTATGTCGATAACAACCTGTTCGTTTCTTTTACGGACGCCGCTCAAAACTATGTAGGAAAAGCGGGCGCGCCGATTCACATTTTCAGGGATGATAATGTAGGCACTTGTGAGTCGGGGGAAGCGAATTTTGCTTATTTGTCCGTTCAGGGAAGGCATTTTTCGAAAGCAGAAGTCGACAAATCGGTGTCCGAGATCTGTTTCGAGGCCAGCATCAACTCCTACGCCGATTTTTCCATCTCACCCAACCCTATTTGCGGCGTGCAGAACATCGAAGTTCGTTATACCGGCTCTATTCCCGCACGCGGCGACGGCTATGATTTTCAATGGGACTGGGGCGGCGGGCAGGTCATCTCAGGCTCCGGAATGGGGCCGTACGTAGTGAACTGGGGCTCCGCCGGCACCAAACACGTGACGCTTTCCGTTACAAACCGGGCATGCGGCAACACGCTGGACAACCGCAAGCAGGTCATCATCAGCAACCCAACCCTCACCGCAGAAGCCGCATCGGGCAACTGCGATACAGGGACCGAACGGACCATTACCCTCACCGCAACGGACGGCATAGCACCTTACCGGTATTCGATCGACTCGGTAAATTACCAGGCTTCCAACGTATTTCAGGCCGCCGCGGGCCGGTACCGCGTGTTTGTAAAGGATGCCAATGGCTGTACGGTTGGGCAGGACGCGACGGTCACATTCACGAGCGACATAACCGTGCGCGCGATGGCCGACACCGCCATTTGCGTCGGACAGTCGATAACGCTTGCGACGGAAAGCAACGGGCAAACATTCTCATGGTTACCGCAAACCGGGCTGGACAATCCCGGAGCACTGGAACCGGTTGCCACGCCGGATGCGACCACCCAATATATCATTACGGCTACCAAAGGCTTTTGCACCCAAACCGACACGGTTCAGATTCGGGTTGCGCCCAAAATTGAGGTGAATGTAACGCCCGACGCTATTGTCGAATACAACGTGCCGTTCCAGCTGAATGCAACCTCGCCGCAGATCACCAACTATGCCGGGACGACGTTCGCCTGGTCCCCGTCCGATGGATTGAACAATCCCGATATCCAGAGTCCTATTGCGGTTTTGAGGGAAGATCAATCCTACACGGTGAATGTGACGTCGGAGCTCGGCTGTACCGGCTCGGGAACGGTCAATTTGTCGATCAAACGCCAGGAAAGCATTATTTTGCCAACCGCATTCTCACCCAACGGCGACGGCCGGAACGAGCAACTCCTGCCGGTGACGAACGACATCGGTTCGATCCGCTATTTCCGCATTTACAATCGCTGGGGGCAGCTGGTGTTTTTTACCGATCAGCTCAATACCGGGTGGGATGGCAGATTCAAGGGTGACACCGCCATTTCGGGCATTTATGTGTGGGAAATCGAAGGTGTTTCTACAAAAGGGAAGGTAATCAACAAGAAGGGTACTGTGGTTCTATTCCAATAA
- a CDS encoding DUF433 domain-containing protein — MERKKSMGIHELVTIDPEILSGQPVFSGTRVPIDSLFDHLEAGVSLDDYLDDFPSVTRNQAVALLEAANRLLSSKHIERLYEAVTG, encoded by the coding sequence ATGGAACGTAAGAAGAGTATGGGGATTCATGAACTTGTTACAATCGACCCGGAAATATTGAGCGGGCAGCCGGTTTTCAGCGGAACCAGGGTGCCTATCGATTCCCTTTTCGATCACCTCGAAGCCGGTGTGTCGCTTGATGATTATCTGGATGATTTCCCGTCTGTTACGAGAAACCAAGCGGTAGCGTTACTCGAAGCTGCGAACAGGCTACTGTCATCGAAGCATATCGAGCGGTTGTATGAAGCTGTTACTGGATGA
- a CDS encoding DUF5615 family PIN-like protein, with protein sequence MKLLLDENVPKRLKLDFPEYEVSTVRELGWNGMRDGDLLREASNEGFAALLTFDKNIRYQQNFSKSSIAVFILIAKNNTYLELTKLSPLIRRLLEKSLNSGPVAVYEGMGA encoded by the coding sequence ATGAAGCTGTTACTGGATGAAAACGTTCCGAAAAGATTAAAGCTTGACTTTCCGGAATATGAAGTTTCTACCGTGCGGGAATTGGGCTGGAACGGTATGCGGGATGGCGACTTGCTCAGGGAAGCGTCAAATGAGGGTTTCGCGGCGCTGCTCACGTTTGACAAGAATATCCGCTATCAACAAAACTTCTCTAAGTCATCAATCGCAGTCTTTATTTTAATCGCGAAAAACAATACTTATCTGGAACTCACAAAATTATCGCCACTGATCCGGAGGCTTTTGGAAAAAAGCTTGAACTCCGGGCCAGTGGCGGTTTATGAAGGGATGGGTGCTTAA
- the iolE gene encoding myo-inosose-2 dehydratase yields the protein MNFENIQLGVAPINWTNDDMPELGGENTFEQCVSEMALAGFTGCEVGNKFPRDVNVLKKALELRGLQICNQWNSYELTTKSFTENRENFTKLLDFLEVMGARVIGGGETGNSCQGQMNVPVFEGKGMLSTREEWASFTYGLDELGKIARDRGMKLAFHHHMGTCVQTMEETDRLLNETNPDYVFLNYDCGHFHFAGEDPVAALKKYIGRTAHIHLKDVRPTILQRVHDERLSFLTAVKNGVFTVPGDPEGCIDFPSLFAIIRESDYAGWIVLEAEQDPAKANPLEYAIIARNFFRSLTGI from the coding sequence ATGAATTTCGAAAACATTCAACTGGGCGTTGCTCCTATTAACTGGACCAACGACGATATGCCGGAGCTCGGCGGCGAGAATACTTTTGAGCAATGCGTGAGCGAAATGGCGCTGGCGGGCTTCACAGGCTGTGAAGTAGGCAACAAGTTCCCCCGCGATGTGAATGTGCTGAAAAAAGCATTGGAACTCCGCGGATTGCAGATCTGCAACCAGTGGAACAGCTACGAGCTCACGACCAAATCGTTCACCGAGAACCGCGAGAATTTCACCAAACTGCTCGATTTCCTTGAAGTCATGGGCGCGCGCGTGATTGGCGGCGGCGAGACGGGCAACAGCTGCCAGGGACAAATGAATGTGCCGGTGTTCGAAGGCAAAGGGATGCTGAGCACCCGCGAAGAATGGGCCAGCTTCACCTACGGCCTGGACGAGCTCGGCAAGATTGCCCGCGACCGCGGCATGAAGCTCGCGTTTCACCATCACATGGGCACGTGCGTTCAAACCATGGAAGAAACCGACCGGCTGCTCAACGAAACCAATCCCGATTATGTGTTCCTCAACTACGACTGTGGGCATTTCCATTTCGCAGGCGAGGACCCGGTGGCGGCATTGAAAAAATACATCGGCCGCACGGCGCACATCCATTTGAAAGACGTCCGCCCGACCATCCTTCAACGCGTGCACGACGAACGGCTGAGCTTTCTCACGGCTGTCAAAAATGGCGTGTTCACCGTTCCAGGTGACCCGGAAGGGTGCATCGACTTCCCCTCGCTGTTTGCGATCATCAGGGAAAGCGACTACGCCGGCTGGATCGTCCTCGAAGCCGAACAGGACCCCGCCAAAGCAAACCCGCTCGAATACGCGATCATCGCCCGCAATTTTTTCAGAAGTTTAACAGGCATTTAA